In Deltaproteobacteria bacterium, a single genomic region encodes these proteins:
- a CDS encoding NADH-quinone oxidoreductase subunit I — translation MTIGVKKVARPPEMSFPESLYLVEIVKGLGVTMGHLLRNIVRQEGIQTIEYPEVRRAMPVRFRGRHRLMKRMDGSPRCVACYCCATACPAKCITIVAGESPDPTIEKYPARFDIDMLRCVFCGMCVEACPCDAIRMDTGWFTPPDDTREKLIFTIDTLLEK, via the coding sequence ATGACGATCGGCGTGAAAAAAGTGGCCAGGCCTCCGGAGATGTCGTTCCCGGAGTCGCTGTACCTCGTGGAGATCGTGAAGGGGCTGGGCGTCACGATGGGGCACCTCCTGCGGAACATCGTCCGCCAGGAGGGGATCCAGACGATCGAGTACCCCGAGGTGCGGCGGGCGATGCCCGTCCGGTTCCGGGGCCGGCACCGGCTGATGAAGCGGATGGACGGCTCCCCGCGTTGCGTGGCGTGCTACTGCTGCGCGACCGCCTGCCCCGCGAAGTGCATCACGATCGTCGCGGGGGAGTCGCCCGACCCGACGATCGAGAAGTACCCGGCGCGGTTCGACATCGACATGCTCCGGTGCGTCTTCTGCGGGATGTGCGTGGAGGCGTGCCCGTGCGACGCGATCCGGATGGACACCGGATGGTTCACACCCCCGGACGACACCCGGGAGAAGCTCATCTTCACGATCGACACCCTGTTGGAGAAGTAG
- a CDS encoding NADH-quinone oxidoreductase subunit J, translating to MEAVLFILFGAIAVGGAIMVVTRKHPMASALYLILTLFAVAALFVLRQAHFLAAIQVIVYAGAIVVLFIFVIMLINVPEDRLPVERATTMRVLGVVAAGLLLIESAVLARRFGMSRSSGGGEGTVEAVGRALFTDYLLAFEITSVLLLAAVIGAITLAKKRI from the coding sequence ATGGAAGCGGTCCTCTTCATCCTGTTCGGCGCGATCGCGGTCGGCGGCGCGATCATGGTGGTGACGCGGAAGCACCCGATGGCGTCCGCGCTCTACCTGATCCTCACGCTCTTCGCCGTGGCGGCCCTCTTCGTGCTCCGCCAGGCCCACTTCCTCGCGGCGATCCAGGTGATCGTGTACGCGGGGGCGATCGTGGTCCTGTTCATCTTCGTGATCATGCTGATCAACGTCCCGGAGGACCGGCTCCCGGTGGAGCGCGCCACGACGATGCGCGTCCTCGGGGTGGTCGCGGCCGGGCTCCTCCTCATCGAGTCCGCCGTGCTCGCCCGGCGGTTCGGCATGTCGAGGTCGTCGGGAGGGGGAGAGGGGACGGTCGAGGCGGTCGGCCGCGCGCTGTTCACGGACTACCTGCTGGCGTTCGAGATCACGTCGGTCCTGCTCCTGGCGGCCGTGATCGGCGCCATCACCCTGGCGAAGAAGAGGATCTAG